The following is a genomic window from Malus sylvestris chromosome 12, drMalSylv7.2, whole genome shotgun sequence.
AGCATCCTGAAAAAACCCAATAATAGTTGAAGAATTGTATCAGGAAACACAAAACAACACCTACTTACCTGAAATTTGGTTGTAGTCGAGGTGGAAAGGGTACAGCAGCACATGGATGAACTCAGAGCAGGAATTCTGATCTGGAATTGGCTGAGGCTGCAGCAAATGTTACTTCTGCAGACAACTGAAAATCCTGATCCTGTAACTGCCTCAGATGAGCTTTGAAATGCTGTTCCCATGGTGAAGCAACAAATCATCAAATGGATGGTGTGCAAGAACAGGCTTTAACGGGCCCAGAAGGTGATATGGACATTGATGCCAAAGAGGTTCATGCAACGCCAGAGGGACGATGTAAGCTTGCCTGATAACATGCCTTCTGCTGTTGAGGGAGAGAACGTTTCCGACAGTGTGCTTGCATCTGAAAACCTGAAGGTAAATGATCCTGATGTCTCTTAGGATTGCCACAGAACGTGATAGAAACTGAAGGCACTGCCCAAGCAGCGGGGGACGATGGTTTTTCTAACGGGACTGCCACGTAGTGAACTCAGCCTGGTTTGGGTGATGAATCAAAATGTTGGATCGGATAACCAGGTGCGAGCTGATTACAGATATGATATAGTCAATTGAAAACCATATCCCGAAtcgttttctggtttttttacGGTGCAACTGTTATCAGATTGAGGAACTACAGTGGAACTTGGAATCTCTTCATTTTGAGAGTATCTCTAGGGTCTCTTGGACATGAACTTCTTACTGAATCTTTGTTCGTCTGCTCCATAATATACTGGCGCACCATGTTAGAAAAATtgattttaccctttttttttcttttcttcccacACTTGCTCTCAATCTAAAGTTTACAAAGTCcaattttcaattaaattcGTAGATTGTGGTAGATAATCTCAATCTTGTATTGTAATTATCTCATTAATCACACCAGCGAGGGACAGAGACGTTTCAGTCTCTCATTATGTAATTCACCAATGCAACTGTCTAATACAATTTGGTTGTCATTGCTTTAATAACTTAATCTGCTATCGTTTCAGTTGGATTTTTTATGATGGTTAACTTAATCTGATCTGAGACCTAGTTTCTTACTATTTGTTCgcacttgaaattttttttgcaaCATAAATCTGTAAGAGCATTTTTCACAATCCGGAagataaattaattaaagcaaTAAAAATCACAATTAACAACCAGAAGAGCTAACTAGCTATTGCTAGCTTTGAAATTATAACATGAACAGGGGTGAACCCACATCTGCAGCCTTGTTATTCTCATAGTTTCAACACTAATACTAGAACACTATTTCGAtcggaaaccccccacaacaaGCCTTCAAGATTAATCAAAACGTAAGGCTTCGAATTTCTTCACCGCTTTCTTAATTTGACATGCTAGGTGAACTTTACGAACAATGCATCCTTTcttactactactactactatatCCTTAATTAGCATCAAATCTACGGCAAATCATTTGAACTTACATATCAATCATATCCTCACACAGACTAGAAGAAGCTGAAGAATTTACATACCATAGGCACAGAAACTCTTTGTgcaagaagttgaagaagagtTTGAACGTTCATGATAGTATCTGGCTCCATAGTCGGTTTTGTTATGAATATGATGCAATGCGTTTCCTGATAACCATAATCCAAAATTGAACCGATTTAATCTGttaatcaaatcatattcatacatacatacatacatatacatatatatatacatggacTACTGATGTGTATTCATCTGTGGAGATGATACATGCATACCATCCAACACCATACTTTTCCAAAGCAGACTCGATCATGGGCCAACCTTGTTGCAAATCCTCTTCTgcagaaaataaaacaattagGTAAGCTTGTTTCAAATTCAACAGGAAGATGTAGAGGAGGAAGGGAAGTTAGGTACCAAAGCATCTAGGGTAGGAGCAGTAGAAAGAACAGGGGTCCAGCCTGCCCTTCTCCTTTCCCGGAGGGAAGAACTTATCGATGTCCTTGAGCACGCCGTATGGATCCGGCACCCACCGCCTAAACCACTCTTGTAGCTGCTCAGCCTCGTTGACGACACCGTTCACGTTGTCGTTCATCTTCTTCGATTGAAACCGCGGGAAAGTTCAAGGTTGCATGtctgcttttattttatttttttggtctgTGTCGGTCTGCTTTTATacacaattttgttttattggGTAGGAGTGGCAAAGGAAACGGACGGACTCTGAGCCGTTAGATCATTACTGCAACGGACGGATGGATTCGTTTCAATTCAGTTCTAATGTCTACCGTTGGATCACATCAAACATATCCAAAGGCCCCTTTTTGTCTTGGATCCaattgaaaatcaaaagaaaactaacgaaaaatccaaaaaagcttctcttttaacgaaaagtccttTTTAAATGTATAGTGAATAGTGtcagttaaaggtaaaaatgtggtttttcgttaaaagtgaacagtaccggaagtgttttgttaaaactctcttAAATCAACAAATGGATTCAATTCGATTCAATTATATCCTCAACCGTTCGATCACATTAAATATATCCAACGGCCCTTTTTCGTCATGGATCCTTGTCAATTGGAGTGTGGGAAATGACACTTATGTCCTATTAAACTGATCAAATTTtgcatttttaataaattttcaaatataCCCCTACTTACtctaaattaaaagaaatgtgttatccacacacccctttttacttcttccacaccccttgttaatttctgttctttgatcttctttaattcatctgatccgacggccgaaaattaaaagtgtgtgagagaagtaaaaagaggtgtgtggatatcacaccccaattAAAAAACATACCTTCATTTGGTCATTTGCTTATTGTTATTATTAACTTTCTAATGATAGTTCTTTTTTAAGATGGTGAAAGAAGACCAAAGTTCGAATACAAAGTAAATGTCatactctttttctttccttacaTAGTTACATACCTTTGTTAATTTTATCATTCggatttgaaaaaacaaaaaacaattaaagaataTAAGTAAACAATTAAACACTGatgtgaagaaagaaaaaatatgtgaaaatcaTTTTCCGACCGAATTCTCCGCAAtagaataacaaaaaaaataaagatggcAATTGGTTCCTACATTGAATGAAGACCGATTTATGGTCACTGAGCAGATGATTTGTCCAACTAATTAGAAGAAAGAAAGTTTGATCCTTCCTTCTTGCTGGATAAGCTCATTCAAGCTGCCCCTTAAAAGCACCCTTCCTCCCACTTCGCACACACAGAcagagtctctctctctctcgccaaGTTCCCACAGGCCACAGGTATGATGGTCTATCTTTCAacatttctgtttttttttttaaaatagacCCGTCCAT
Proteins encoded in this region:
- the LOC126592557 gene encoding KRR1 small subunit processome component homolog isoform X1; the encoded protein is MNDNVNGVVNEAEQLQEWFRRWVPDPYGVLKDIDKFFPPGKEKGRLDPCSFYCSYPRCFEEDLQQGWPMIESALEKYGVGWYACIISTDEYTSVVHETHCIIFITKPTMEPDTIMNVQTLLQLLAQRVSVPMVCKFFSFF
- the LOC126592557 gene encoding uncharacterized protein LOC126592557 isoform X2; the encoded protein is MNDNVNGVVNEAEQLQEWFRRWVPDPYGVLKDIDKFFPPGKEKGRLDPCSFYCSYPRCFEEDLQQGWPMIESALEKYGVGWKRIASYS